Genomic segment of Dromiciops gliroides isolate mDroGli1 chromosome 3, mDroGli1.pri, whole genome shotgun sequence:
GTTGacttctgaaatttaaaaaaaaaaaagaaaagaaaaagattgtgaacaataaaaatacagaaagtgcCATAAGTATTTAGTCTCTTGACATAaactgaggaaactggagcaTTTTCTTCAAGACAGTTAATCTGTGGCCTTGGGACACAGGGAACCTATATAGGACCCAAATAGTGAGTTGGTCTATAACCTTGACTGACCTCTTTAGCAGGATGCTTTTTATCAACTGAGCTACTTGGCCTCATTAATGAAAATGTGATAGGCTCTCTCTGAAGCACTATCACTGAACAGGAAGCCTTTTGTGGTATTTAATCTGGAAAAGTGGGGGAAGTgtatgctgggaagggtacaggaggtatatatgtatttatatacacacataaatatatatgttgtgcatttatgagttatttaggtcttatttatatagtaattatatttaaacaaatttgccatataaattattcatataatttgatatgtatgttatttataaaacagttatttaaggatttaaaataccAAGTTATCTGTATTAGaattatatctatgtatatctaaatataatattgtaggaaatttacattatatatgtgtatgtgtatatctaaatattttatatatgtataacatataattatatatcacaaataaaattaaaaattaaaatattaatgtttGGTCAAAACTTATTCAtagcaatcaataaatatttgtgctCAGAAAGCAACTAAATAGGTGTTAAGTAATTAGCCAAATAAGgatatcaattatttttaatgcaatagctttctaaagttaaataaattgggtttttttatatAGAATACAGCAAAACAGTGAACATTCACGTCTAagctctctgattccaaattatatttttagtttAGTCTCTTTTTCCTTATGATCACTGCCACAAATATGTGCacccattttttaatttttagtataACATCTTCTACTCCAGCCTATTCAAAAAGCTGCTATGaaacttacttttctcttcaAATGTACTTAATATCTCAACTCATTATTTTCTAatattgttgttcttttaaaGATACCATGAGAGAAGGCGTCATAAGGACTTggtgaaaaaaagatatttaattcaCCATTCCTTGTGGAAGTGCCTCACCTCCTTTTTCATAGAGATTTATTCTGTTCCACAGAATAACCTAAAGGAAGCTGGATTTCAATCTGTCCACAAATGTTGCTAATGGACTAGAAGAGGTGAAGTTTTGAAAAATGACTGCGTGAGGGCAATAAACCAATGACCATCGAACTCTCATTTCAAGTGCATGGACATTTAATAGTCTATAAATGTTCCCCCACCAAGTTTAAAGTGTGATCTTACCTAAAATCTGAAGTAGATCCTGTATAAAAGTCTGAAAGGCTGGGAAAAATTCATCATAGTCTTCTAATTTATTGATAATGCTAGAAGAAAAGTTTACAGTTAATTGTAACTCAGGATGATTATATCTGACAAAGTACATGAGGGATttttaaaacagacaaaaaaaggaaatctaaatgattGCTTattgatttaaatataaattcaGCTTTTATTTACCATAGCCATTCTTATGTTTGGATCctactctctctttttgtggtacTTTTCAAAGTCAAAATGCTTGTGTTATCAGTTTGAGGACAGATTATAAAGCTAAATGTATTTAGAATATATTCCCTAATAGGAAACTTCTATTTACCATGtcctataatttccttttttctctaatgagctttaaaataattttttggtatgCTCcaacaattttataaaaataagttccTCCTATATTTTAGGATTCTAGCCTAAGTATGCAAATGTTACTAATCAGCAAAAGAacacaaaggagaaaataagagtaggatttttttttcctttagtctaATGATTAAAAAATTTAGATCATGCAAGAGATGTTTTTAATAATGCATATgcacggggcggctaggtggcgcagtggataaagcaccggccctggattcaggagtacctgagttcaaatccggcctcagacacttgacacttactagctgtgtgaccctgggcaagtcacttaacccccactgccccgcaaaaaaaaaaaaaaaataatgcatatgCATACTATTCCCCTCCCAGctgcaacattttaaaaaggaggaataTAGGAAAAATGTGGCTATCAAATTGCAGtgtaaaaaatcctttaaaaattctgCTCTAGTTATTAGTAGCCAATAACCTAGTTAATAATCAATCATTTGGTATAGGTTCCTAAATAACTAGAACTAGACAGTTCATTTCAAACTGACTGAAAGGTTTGTACTTCTCACTATAGTTTTTACTGGAAATAGGTTGAAAGTGACAACAGTGAAGTGTCCCTCACCCAGCCTACACAAAAACAGGATCCTGAATTCTGTCTCTAGCTTGTGAAGGCTTTTATTCTCTTGCTTCTTAAGGGTATGAGGCTTCTatgaacttttttaaaataagggattccaagaactgatgaaatcttgAGTACAAACTGATAcagttttttcactttatttttcttgggttttttctctgtgtgttcttttgcaatatggctaatatggaagtatgttttgcatgacttcacatgtataactgctATCATATTACCACTCAAGGGATAGTGGAGGGTTGGGAAggtgaaaatttggaactcaaaattttaaaaaatgaatgctaaaaatttctTAAAGTGTAatcaagaaatatataaataaataaaaatatataatttttaaaaaataaggtattCCAAATAAGGAAGACATGTCATTTATGTGTATTTAGAATATTTCAATTTCCCCCTCAAAGTATTTTTACTGcaatttttgtaaacatttaaaataaataccttTGGATGTCCTGGGTCCCCAACACCTGTTGAACATGTTTACCCACATCTTCATTAATTATTTTACACAATTTTCCAATTGTATTTACCAGGACACTTAGTGATGATGAATTATCTAGAAAGAAGAACAAAtggagctgttttttttttaaaaggattttccaAAATATAGTACGGAAGAATTTGCCTTTcatgtggtacagtggctagtgtgctgggccaggagtcaggatgacctgagttcatatctgactccagcaacttactagctgtgtgaccctgggaaagtctcttaacctctgtttatgtCAGTCTCGTagtctgtgaaatggagataaaaatagcaccttacATCCCAGAgctgttaaatgagataataattgtgaaatgcttagcacagagctgGCACGTGgtaaatgctatacaaatgtagctattattttatgttgttgctgttgttatcactgccattttcttttccaaactaCCGGTTTACCTTCTTGTCACTTTTCCATTACTAAGTCCTAAATGGGTCAtagaattcagagctgaaaggggacCTAAAGGTTAGCCAGttcaatcccttccttttatagTTCCCTGAGGTCCAaagggattaagtaacttgaccaaggaTAAAAAGGTATTAAATGGAGTGTAGGCTTAAACTCCAtcactctgactccaaatgcagggcTCTCTTCTACAACAACATACTACTcattattataaattaatatccttggggggcagctaggtggtgcagtggataaagcactggccctggattcaagaggacctgagctcaaatccggcctcagacacttgacacttactagctgtgtgaccctgagcaagttacttaagcctcattgccccgcaaaaaataaaaaaaataataaaaattagtgAATATCTTCACCTAGTTCTAGGATCTCATAGATATTTCTCACAGCATTACTCATCTCCCCAAGCCTGGTGTAAACTTCATTCATTCGAGGATAGATTCCAGACATAGATGTCACATCAAATAGCTTTTGGAAGTGATTAACAATCGCTTGTAAAGTTTCAGGGCATGGCATATCatcctgccaaaaaacaaacaaacaaacaaaaaatccaagtGTAAATATTTCACCTACAATACAAATATAACCATAATACAGAAAATGTACTCTGAAATGATCATGACACTTTTTGATTTGGTTATCTTAAAATATGTGTTCTAAACATGGATTAATGGTTACCTTTTTCTTATGTTCAACTTCTTCCAAAATGCTATCCACAATAAATAGAAGATCTTCCACTTTAATGCCACCTTCACTCTTATCATATCGTTTCATATTATGCCAAGGCAACAATTCCTCAGACAGTTTTTCCAGGGATCTGTACAAGTCCTTTATAATAGAAGAAACTACATAGTATTACCTGTTACAAAAACAATTATTATGTTTCCAAAAAGCTTAATCCTAGACAATTAACAATTCAACCAAGTTTCCACATGAATATCCTGCTAAGTAACTGTCAATATAAACAGACTATATGAAGAAAAGAATAGCAGTGGGGTTTTCTGAAACTCTGGTTCACTCAGGGGTTAaggttttttaaacatttaatatatgAGTTATCTCTTCCACTAAAATCCTACTCCTAAAGTGCCTGGAGCtaaccctgggttcttgaaggtcaTGCCCACAGAATCCAATTTTTGGCTTGTCTTTATCCACCTAGAAAGGATTCAATTACAAGCCTAGTAATGAATTTTGTATCTGCTGTCTGAAGACCAGGTTAACTGAATTTGGAGAAGCTCACCAATTAAAAGATTAGAAAatgatgattaattttttttaatttaagattcATTACAACAATCTATTGTTATAAAGGTTGTATTGATCTGCATCAATGAAAAGTGTAGCAATATAATTTGTCTATACATTTCTAATAAGTGTAAGtaatttacaaagaaatatataaggaggtatatatacatatatgaagaaATATGGCTTTGGTTACAAAACTATAGttcactcattcttttttcttgatatccTATGGTTTACAAAATTCATAAAAAGCACCTATTTAATATTCAATAGTTTGCAATCGATTTTAGCTTATAAAAGAACTAGTTAGCAAAGATTATCTATAGTTATCTGAGCCCTGAAATACAATCTTCATCTATTGTATCACTGGGCATAAAAATACTGGTTAATTAACCAAAAATGACTAATGACCTAAAGACACTGTAATACTACTGATCAATgaccaaatatttattgagcatctactatacAACAGATGCTATGAGTGATGCAAAAAAGACAACTGCCACCTTCTCctgttttcatttattcttcctGAGGTCTTCAAGGTAAGACTGGATGGATACTAGTTGGGCATGATGTAAAGGAAATCTTGATTAGGTATGATTTaaactaaatggtctctgaggtcctacTCAACTCAGATTCAATGATTCTGCAAACCTCGCCTTTCACAGACTTtatcccttttattttcttcactttttaatAAATGGAATAGCTGAAAGATAAGAGATTTAATGATGACTAAAATGGTCATAGTAGCAAAGCGGTTATATATACTACTACATATAACCTACCACCTTGTGGACTGTGGATTTTCAGAAATTATACTgataattcattcaacaaatataaaCTGTATGATAATGCATAAAACACTGTATCAGGCAGCAAGGAAAACTactgacagaaaaaaaacaaactcttgcCCTAGAGAACCTTTTACAATCTATTCTTTCTACTTTATaatattgagaaaaaagaaagagaaaagagactaCATCCAGCAATTTTACCCTTTAAATTTAAAGaatcatatgtatacacacacacacacacacatacacacacacacaattttgtaGGCATAAAAGGCATCTAACTACTTATCTGCCAGTCTGAATGCTCCATTACTTCATGTGGGAAGGTGCATCAGAAATGGTGGGTTTTGATTTGAAGAAaaggatataatttggaaaaaacaaaGGGGAATTTCCAAATGTAATCAATGGCTGAGGCTAAAACATGAGATAAATGAGGCAAAAGGTCTACATGGAAGACAGGAAAAAGGTTTCTGCCCTACGTAACAGAGGCGAATACAACATTAGGCAGGGCAATCCAGGCCCTGAAAGCCTTCATTCTTTGCAGGGTTCCAACAAATAGGATGGCACATGGAGACAGTGAACAGTAAGGGGACAATAAGGCTAGGACTAAGGAAGGCATATGCTAGGTAAGAATAGTAGAAGACAGAAATGTTAAAGATGAAAGACTAGGATCTAAGGTTTTCAACTTTATAGAAAATGCAATAAATTTAGCCTTTCTCTTATTGGTGCTTTCACTATCAAAGTTCAGAAGCTCTGATTTTCAATAACTGCAAAGAACACATGCCTCCTTACCTTTAGAGATGTTAGCTGGTCTGCCCACATTTCTATTGTGGGAGTAAGATGCTCAAATCCACATTCTTTACTGTTAGCTTTATTATAACTCTGGAAGGACCCCTTGCTCTGTTTGTATATCACTATTGGAGCTCTTGGATTACTTATAATGGAGTCAATCCTGGTTAAGATCTTCAAAGCAATATTAAGAGAATTTAGTCAAAGCATTTAGGAAATTTTTACTTATGCTGTTAAAGGTGTAATAAAAGCAGATCAATAATTCAATGTGATATTCTCATagtttctataaaataaggaaatccTTTAATGAGATCACCACTTATAagccctttctttttattttaatcaacaACAAATATGGAGGTGATAACAAACAGGATAACTTCACAAACTAAACAGAACCTAAAAGTAAATAGGATTTGAATTATCTAGGAATGATTTACTATaacatgtttaaaaatgttttataaatttagTAACACTCaatgaatacaaattaaaaaaataataaaagattaaaCTCACTACTGTTACATtctgatttaaaataatttttttttgtctttgtttgatATGGTGGTAGTCCATGTGCATGTTCTTACCCTGTTCACCTCATTTTGCATCCCTCATTCCATGCGGTAAACAACTAGCTCAATTGGTAGAGATCTCACTTGGCATAGGAGTATAGAGACTGATGCATGAAACTTCCAactttgagaggcagcatggagtagCAGACTAGAGTCCTGCTGACACATATTTGCTGTGTAACTcagggcaaggcacttaatctctcaaAATCCAAGGCAACTATCTAAGACCAGAAATTATAGAGAAGGTGTCACCCTGCAGTGGTAGAAAGAAGTTTCCTTACTGTAGGAGTTCCTTATTACCAaagaaaatcacaggtccacATCCCTTCCCTACAtaaattttccaaattttttagtgtttttgtagcacaatagtatcatATTCCTTTCATttggactgaacctgtgatttcattgttattgaGAATCTCACAGTAAAGAAACTCCTTCTCCCAATCTGAATGGCCTTGACAattataggttaagtgacttgcccagcatcatatgGGCAATAGGTGTCAGAGCCATGACTTGAACTAGCTCTCTTTTTACTTTATCACTAACTCTATAAatccgacgggcaacagagaatGCAGTTTCCCAATGTCCTTGTTacggcaggagctgtggctcctggatcggactgcacagccacactatggcctgtggctcttcaaggcgatgatccatggtcatccgcgactGATGGAAGCCTACTGCTAACTCTATAAATATATTCTATAACTACGTATGTATGTTGCATATCTTTATTACATTTACATACTATAATCTATTTGGCCAAtaaccagggaagtcaggaggcagaggtgagagggGCAAACATGgtagacagccagtgaaaactcTCAGAGGTCCACAGGGGATGAAATCCTGGtcttagaagcaaaacagattgcACTCAAACACCTCTAACATCCTAAGCAAGTAGCTAACCTCTCCGTGTTTCCATGTATCTCTATAAGGCTCCAAGCTGCCCAGCAGGCACCAACCTCCATGTGGCAAATGGAATTTGCTGACCAACagttccttacaccaatgaaatcgcAAGGCTGGTCCAGTCTATTAAATATATTAGGTTCTATTTCtgtgttttccctcttttttatgcAGTATCCATTTTTCTAATTCACAATTgtatcattcattttaaaatctgcATTTCAACCATTTTAGTTTTCATGGGTCATCCTGATATTCTTGGTGGCAGGAACCACATCTGTCTGGCTAAACATTTAATTAAACTATCTGATATCAAGATGTTCTACTTCCCAAAGGAGCTGTTCACAAGCTCTAACAATACATCAACCCACATTCATCCTCTTGCAAAAGTGAATATGCAGGGACTCTTGCTAAAAGTCAATTGATATAATGTAACAATGCAGTAGAAGGCTGAGAAATTCAGGCAAAATCTATTTTTGGCCCATTTTTATTAGCTATGGTCCATACCCTTGTGTTTATTTTAAGCATCATCTCTCAGATCATTCCTATATCCTTCCTAAGAGGCCAACTGTATGGTATGGTGGTAAAAAATGGCTTGCTTTAAACTGCCTAttcttatttaatttgatttaaaatacttattaagcacctcttgaAAGACAAAATGGCTGTCAGGAACACAGACATATTAGACATTGTCCGTGACTCAAaggagttaaaaataaaatttctgtcattcagtagtttcagtcatgtagACTCTTTGGGACCCTGTAATTgtgatttgattttaaactctcacAACACTGCTGTATACTTCTCTCTCCCATTATATTATACTTCTCTCCATATGGCCTTGCATAGTAAAGCAAAATGAGATGGATCATCTTTGTGTAACAATAACTTGCCTTTACACAGTACATCAGCTCCTACCACAGTACTCTGTATGTTCCACATGCATAATGCTTATCTGTTAAACTAAATAAGAGAAAACACTAAAGCTAAAGAAGGTGTGAAAGATAAATTGTCTTAATTTTACCATCTGAGATTAAACACTTAAAGGGgaatagagagagagggaagatatAGGAGCCCCTGTAAAGAAAGAATTGGTGACATCATAGACAAGGGTAGGCAGGACAGACATATGAATTTCACAGGCTCTAAGTTCTTTCTGTTCATTATGCAATTGTCATCAATCTCCTGAAAACTCAAATGCTTTTACTCTCTATTTCGTACCTTGAAGTACTTCTGGTCAAACAGGGCCTGGCGCTGCCTTTCTGTTTTGCTGATCTCATAATCTCTGTTGTCTGAGCTCTCAGATTTGTCTTCTCTGATGAGTTCCTGTAATctatatacaaaaaaataaataaaataagtccATACAAAATTCCTCTAGAGGACAATTACCTATAAAATACGAAggtctctaggaaaaaaaaataatcagattaGATCTGTATCACTTAGAATGATTTAAAGTAAAACTTTTCCCCAAAAATGTAAATTTCACCACCTATCATGTCACTTTTACATCCCaaaaatgttgtttgtccttcttcttgaagaggaccatgacatcacggTAAtgacatgacttacagtgaattagatttaagtgaggcaggactgtgcaaagtgaccagcctcactctctcctccagagccatctgggtccagtggctacctcaggatgactggagatggccctgaatatttaaggcaattggggttacatgacttgcccagggtcacacagctagtaagtgtctgaggtgagatttgatctcaggtcctcccaacttcagggccagtgctctatccacttagccacctagctgcctctgggaaGGTCTTACCTTAGATGATCAACAGATAGGCTAGACAACTTGATTTGGAATCATacaatcttagagttggaaggataCTTGataagtcatctagttcaatctccctTCCATCTAACAGGAATAACCTCTACTATATCTCCAAAAGATGTTCATACAACCTCTGCTTAAACATTTCCAGTGACATAGCTCATTACTTTCAGAGGTACATCATTCTACTTACAACAGATCTCAAAAGTTAtaatgttcttatttttattgtcCTGAGCAtagtttttccttttgaaaattagttttattgatgccttttgtttttatatcaatcATTTCCCAATATGCACCCTCACCCATAGACCCTATGAACCcgcctttataacaaagaaaaacagcaacaaaagataCAGTAATTACATCTACTGCTATTTGCGAAATTCTGCATCCACTCTAACAGATAAAGGAAgatatgtttcctcatctgattgTTTCTCTGGGGCCAAGATTGGTCAGTACACTTACTCAGCTTCCTTTtgacatttttcatttctgttattGGAGCTGAGTATAAATTCTCctgattttgcttacttcactctatatcTAGTCATATAAGTCTacctatatttctctgaattcctcatattcataattttttacaTCACAATAACATTCTATGACATTTTAGACCATGATCTGTTCAACCTTTTCAACAACAGGCACACATTTGTTGccagttttttgctactacaaaaagtgccaAGCAAAGATGCATTGTTTGGTATTTGAACACTTCTTTAATCTCCAACAGTTGTAGCCAGAATAACTAGAAATGTTTCCTGGAGGTGGGAATTTCTGTTGGGCATTAGAGGAATCTTAGAAAGAAGGCACATTTGAGGGTGGGAGGTAATACAGAAAGTCCTTCTGCAGAAGGTGGTATTTAAGCTGAGTATTAAAGGAAGCTAAAAAAGCTAACAGGTGGAGGTGTTGCAGGAGATATTCTAGGCATTGGTCACAACCAGGTCAGAGGGGAGAGTTCGGAGATGGACTGTCATATTCAAGCAGGCATACCTTAAAAGAGAATATAGTCTCTTTAACAACCATAACTGCCACTCCTAATATCAccaactctaaaaaaaaaaaattctgtggcCAGTGTAACCTctatttaatgtcatttctaaCCCATCTATCTATTTCATATCTAACCTGGTGACTCTAATATGAGATCATGTAACCACATTAGGTAAACAGATACATAATACTaagtaataaaataaagcaaaataaaaacataaatatatttaagtaaaatataattactttatgtttttcttaagtgctttctccagtttcttcacctgttgTTTATAAAGCCTTAAATCATGCGATGAGGGCCTATTGAAAATAAATTGTTAAATATATTCACTTTTGCTTAACTAAGATGAAAAAGACAGAGCCTAATAAAACATTCCCTAAATGTAAAAGATTGGATTTTAATTAAAGTAAtttgtaagaaaaaataaatttacatttgtTCAAGATAGCATACCATGCTGATGTTCGAGGTGATTCTGAATGAATGTGGGAAGTCATACCATGTAAATATTAGTAGCATATCACAGCTGATAGGAAATACCTCAAATATCATTTATCCAACCATCCATACTTCAACTCATCTATTTCTCCACACTTCCCACAATCcatcaatatgtatttattaagtgaccacATTGTGGCAGGCTCTGTGGTAGGCCctggagatacaagtacaaaggtATGCCCGATTCCCCCTCACTTGTGTGTGAATTCTGTCTTCTTCAATTTGAAtgcctttttcattattttgcctTCCCCAAACctgaaccctcatttccctgagaTATACTGGCAGGATCTAGGGTTTGGATGGCAGAAGAGTATACATTAAACAGATTCCAAATCTGATAACTTACGCTTTTCTCACCTGCTTTCTAAATCTTTGCGGAGATTCTGATTTTCACATGAAAGTTTATCGTTCTTGGCTTTAATGTCTCTAATTTGATTCTGGAATGACTATAACACATATCACAGAGAGACAATAAATCCATGAATTATTACCTAACATTTAAAGTAAATTTTCATTAGTCATGGAATTCCCATACCATGAGAAGGTTTTCATAATTTGGTGTGCCATCCAGATCTACCAAGtcccctttttctcctccttcagaATCTGTATCTTCTTTATAGTGCCTATGAAATAAAAGGTATACCTCTTATGAAAATTCATTATGTACAAAGGGGTAATTTAGctaacaaaaaccaaaccaattaAATAATAGTTCAATatcttaaatataaattaaaattaattttcaaaaaagtatCATTTTCTAATTGTTCCTGTTTGAGAGTGAGCAGATTCACTTTCTAATGGAGAGCTGTCACATTGTTATTTCCTTCCGTGCCTTTAATTCATTAAGATAAACAGCCAAACTGTGAGAacaggtaaggtgaccacacatattTAGTTTTAACCGTCACAAAACTCTTCTGGTTGACCAACAGTACCCTTAAACTGAACAGGTAAAGCGTGACCCACAATAAAAGATCAACTTAAAATATCTGATACCGAATTAAGATAGTGATTTCTTCAAATGTGTGCTTTCTAAATGTAATCTTCTGTttagctttccaaaatggttctaTGTTCTCACGGAGCAGGAGTTTGATTCTAACCAGGGTCTGTGCCCTTTTCTTGTAATATGATGGGCGTTCTTATTGTTCAATATTCCTCTACATTTTACCTTTTTCCTCCACTGGCATGTGGAAAGCTCAATAGGTCCAACAACAGTATCAGCACTTCTAACATTATGAGTAGCAATAAAGGTGCATATCAGAGAAATTCTGCCTCAACTTTAACAAGGTTGATTGCCCAATTTTCCCTTGGTTTAAATGTCATACCCACAGAGAAGTGAGTCAGAGGAGAATCACAGAGAAGCCCTGGCTCTTCTAGAGACCATTTTTTGGACTTCCTTTTATTCCTAAAACAATATTATTGAATATTATCTCTATCAAGTAGATAGCACAGAATAGAACAAATATTAATTCTATTGAATAATTTCCTGTTAAGATGTAtctatgcggggcagctaggtggcgcagtggatagagcaccggccctggagtcaggaggacctgagttcaaatctggcctcagacacttaacacttactagctgtgtgaccctaggcaagtcacttaaccccaattgcctcaccaaaaaaaaaaaaaacaaaaaaaaactgtatcTATGCCATCTCAGAATAAATTCATCCTAAACTAAGAGGATTCTATTCCCATGTTATTTTTCCAGTTCCTTAGTTTGTTTAATCCTAACAGGTCAAGGAAAGACTAGTACAAACATTAGCAGCCTATCATATAAAATGATACCCTTTACCTTCAACAGGTAAAAAGTAAACATAGTGACAGTGACACGTAATCAttatacattcttttttcccctgtctTCCTAAGCTACTAACCCATAGTTTCCCAGAACTTCAAAGAGCTGTTTGGTCCTGTGTTGACAATGCCTATTGCCTAGTCTatatttctgttcttttccttaGGTGGTCCCTCAGACCTGTACCAAAAGTTCCTTCCCTCATGGTGGGCAAATTCTACCTACTCTTATACTTCTCTATCAGTAGCATTCAGAGGAAGCTACTCTAAAGTTCTGTAAACTGGATCTCTGTCAAAGAGGTCCTATACCTCCAAGGATCAGTgaccaaaaaatccaaaaaaaagcTTGATTTCCC
This window contains:
- the CEP70 gene encoding centrosomal protein of 70 kDa isoform X4, which encodes MKNGLKPVFFVQRTYGKNLGDLIIFDKQSSQSIRQTLKRLVDDSVRNQNMIHQLIEANQQLRDELQQEQIRTLQEQKRADDLEQIVDSVKSKIIELEEESVVMVSQQQNQVKEFQKDQKAAQTKYHQCEQKWLEQQKTLSCLQKEIKKLRKEEELRVASQKRVFNRLCKQATQTVVDKQLLILIDYYESKIRKIQKELRHYKEDTDSEGGEKGDLVDLDGTPNYENLLMSFQNQIRDIKAKNDKLSCENQNLRKDLESRPSSHDLRLYKQQVKKLEKALKKNIKLQELIREDKSESSDNRDYEISKTERQRQALFDQKYFKILTRIDSIISNPRAPIVIYKQSKGSFQSYNKANSKECGFEHLTPTIEMWADQLTSLKDLYRSLEKLSEELLPWHNMKRYDKSEGGIKVEDLLFIVDSILEEVEHKKKDDMPCPETLQAIVNHFQKLFDVTSMSGIYPRMNEVYTRLGEMSNAVRNIYEILELDNSSSLSVLVNTIGKLCKIINEDVGKHVQQVLGTQDIQSIINKLEDYDEFFPAFQTFIQDLLQILEVNNLDAIIPEVKKLKLTTN
- the CEP70 gene encoding centrosomal protein of 70 kDa isoform X5 — protein: MASNLNQDANELLDCNMTSGQANQDFFLPTSSDHAESVIPLASPMSIELLDILMTGSQQEETEWESINSLLMKNGLKPVFFVQRTYGKNLGDLIIFDKQSSQSIRQTLKRLVDDSVRNQNMIHQLIEANQQLRDELQQEQIRTLQEQKRADDLEQIVDSVKSKIIELEEESVVMVSQQQNQVKEFQKDQKAAQTKYHQCEQKWLEQQKTLSCLQKEIKKLRKEEELRVASQKRVFNRLCKQATQTVVDKQLQELIREDKSESSDNRDYEISKTERQRQALFDQKYFKILTRIDSIISNPRAPIVIYKQSKGSFQSYNKANSKECGFEHLTPTIEMWADQLTSLKDLYRSLEKLSEELLPWHNMKRYDKSEGGIKVEDLLFIVDSILEEVEHKKKDDMPCPETLQAIVNHFQKLFDVTSMSGIYPRMNEVYTRLGEMSNAVRNIYEILELDNSSSLSVLVNTIGKLCKIINEDVGKHVQQVLGTQDIQSIINKLEDYDEFFPAFQTFIQDLLQILEVNNLDAIIPEVKKLKLTTN